From Candidatus Campbellbacteria bacterium:
AATTGCAATATTCAATGACTCTGTAGAACCTGAAGTAAAAGTTATTTCTTCCGGAAGTACGCCAAAACATGAGCGGTCTCTTTTCTCGCTTTGGCTATTCTTGATCTGGCTTCAACTCCCTTTTTGTGTATCGAAGATGGGTTCGCAAAATGTTCCAATGAATCATTAATTTGCGTCAATACTTCAC
This genomic window contains:
- a CDS encoding aminotransferase class V-fold PLP-dependent enzyme; its protein translation is MKDFKNDQIYLDYAASAPVRSEVLTQINDSLEHFANPSSIHKKGVEARSRIAKARKETAHVLAYFRKK